A stretch of the Sulfurimonas sp. HSL3-1 genome encodes the following:
- a CDS encoding TOBE domain-containing protein, with amino-acid sequence MKTSARNQIKATVTEIIGGTVNSEVVMDVAGTPLKAIITKEAVSEMGLTAGSEVYAIIKASFVMIAKEKPGKISTRNVIETTVSDMIEGPVSCELKLAMGSAVLTAIITEEAAKELGVAKGDTVYALIKASAIILAQ; translated from the coding sequence ATGAAAACCAGTGCACGCAACCAGATCAAGGCAACGGTGACAGAGATTATCGGGGGAACCGTCAACAGCGAAGTGGTGATGGACGTGGCAGGCACCCCGCTCAAGGCCATCATTACCAAAGAGGCGGTCTCCGAGATGGGACTGACGGCCGGTTCGGAAGTCTACGCCATCATCAAGGCCTCATTCGTCATGATCGCCAAGGAGAAACCCGGCAAGATCAGCACACGGAACGTCATCGAAACGACGGTCAGCGACATGATCGAAGGCCCGGTAAGCTGCGAACTCAAACTGGCCATGGGCAGCGCGGTCCTGACGGCGATCATCACCGAAGAAGCGGCCAAGGAGCTTGGCGTCGCCAAAGGGGACACCGTCTACGCACTGATCAAAGCCAGCGCCATCATCCTCGCACAGTAA